In Topomyia yanbarensis strain Yona2022 chromosome 2, ASM3024719v1, whole genome shotgun sequence, one DNA window encodes the following:
- the LOC131680540 gene encoding uncharacterized protein LOC131680540: protein MGKKLKPKIHVRDSIVDFLLRTEKFLNSSQATDELQIQFRLEKLEAKWDEFEEVQCDIEGSEEHEENTEAHRQVRAEFEEKYFEVRAGLVGKLPRRTPAPTQNGSSSEPAGVHTYVRLPQINLPEFDGSFEKWLPFHDTFRALIDSSPELSGIQKFHYLRASLRGDALKLVDSYPMSEANYRVAWNGLVARFSNGYLLKKRHLNAMFEFPKIRKESAAGIHDVIDCFERNTKILDQLGEKTSGWGAMLTHLLVSKLDDVTQKHWEESVSNEVEPSFTILVDFLKKQTRVLDAVSVDQRMTTSSSQAASTGFKSRPAKVSVNSATGNKGPSCASCGDQHSIAQCTAFSKLPVDQRLQLTNSKRLCSNCLGRNHMARDCPSKFRCRTCSKKHHSLLHPGFPGSGTAPTSAASSSATQSMQATAPSSSGGASNSGGTVTSSVASISSNMAMGRSGTHIFLLTAVLKIKDSWGRTHLARALLDSGSQANLMSENLSHLLKLPRRNKRVEISGIGCSKKSIAHEVSAVVSSRVLDFSLSMDFLVLRQVTCDQPSTSLPLADWKPPNGMKLADPEFFVSGPIDLVLGSQFFYDFHLLDGGRIQICKLGSPLPIFVNTVFGWVAAGESEWSTRKATVSCHVAIAEPLDKIIEKFWAIEELSEKPLRSQEEKDCEQHFQSTFTRDESGRYIVQYPKRNGFHDKIGDSKGAALRRFRQLERRLERDSDLRDHYNEFLQEYLAMGHMQLIGEMEDTLDEGRTTYYLPHHPVFKESSSTTKVRVVFDGSAKTTTNHSLNDTLLTGPVIQDDLLDIMIRFRKHVVALVADVAKMYRQVRIHPEDASLQRILWRFDQAEPIKVYELQTVTYGLAPSSFLATRVLKQLAIDAGDKYEYAGPAVKKDFYMDDFLSGAESISKAKRLRSEVQSLMAEGGFDLRKWSSNQPEVLADLPSTALEEQSTLHFDAGTKVKTLGVVWETGTDQLCVEIRATEYDDQWTKRKIFSEIAQLYDPLGIVSPVIAWAKIRMQHLWLVNVDWDDPIPREIESKWNDFHSQLPLLKQYKVPRYIFTPEATTVQFHVFCDASEVGYGACIYARSASKEGKAQIQLIAAKSRVAPIKRLSLPRLELCAALLGAKLYTRVSAALGMEGNPCWFWSDSTVTLHWIAAPPNTWQTFVGNRTSEIQLLTHGHPWNHVKGTDNPADHVSRGMLPADFIVNVLWRSGPGWLADEVDKWPKHANPLLPNEDILERKKTVLVVQSTSQENPLFERYSSFGRLVRITAYLRRFITRCRSKHHAYEAFLSTVELQEAKQTLVKVVQQEVFPEELIQLKQKRPVPSISPLKNRYPFLDENGIIRVGGRLNFSNETYQTKHPMALPNKHLLSRIIAAHFHSQCFHSGPRMTLATMRREFWPVRGKTLANYVCRKCTICFRHNPVPVAQPQGQLPKARIVPSRPFSITGVDYCGPIYLKPVHRRAAPQKVFIAVFVCFATKATHLELVCDLSTDAFIAALRRFIARRGLPTEIHSDNGTNFKGAKTTLTEMHRLFSIKHNKENLINECSSKGITWRFIPPRAPNFGGLWEAAVKTAKSSLVKTIGCRKLSYEDMVTVLYQIEANMNTRPLTPLSDDPTELDALTPGHFLTGGPLLTLPDPQYTEIPTNRLRHYQQLQQLIQHHWQRWRKEYLTELNQQWQKSSSPVDIRVGQMVLLQEDGKPSVAWPLARIEAVQPGDDDIIRVATIKTRSGTYIRPIRRLFPLPFDQQLAVQQQQRAAAESEEKLLEN from the coding sequence ATGGGTAAGAAACTGAAACCCAAGATCCACGTTCGGGATAGCATCGTAGATTTTCTACTGCGGACGGAGAAATTTCTCAACAGTAGCCAAGCAACCGACGAACTCCAAATACAGTTTCGTCTGGAGAAACTCGAGGCGAAGTGGGACGAGTTTGAGGAGGTTCAATGCGATATCGAGGGATCGGAGGAGCATGAAGAGAACACGGAGGCACATCGGCAAGTTCGGGCGGAATTCGAGGAGAAATATTTCGAGGTAAGGGCAGGGTTGGTTGGCAAGTTACCACGGCGGACTCCAGCGCCGACACAAAACGGATCTAGTTCCGAACCGGCTGGTGTACACACTTATGTGCGACTACCACAAATAAATCTACCGGAATTTGATGGTAGTTTCGAAAAATGGTTGCCTTTTCATGACACATTTCGAGCCTTGATCGACTCTTCACCGGAACTCAGTGGTATTCAAAAATTCCACTATCTGCGGGCGTCTCTTAGGGGTGATGCGTTAAAGTTGGTTGATTCGTACCCAATGAGCGAGGCGAATTACAGGGTTGCTTGGAATGGTTTGGTTGCACGGTTCTCTAATGGATATCTTCTCAAGAAGCGGCATTTGAATGCGATGTTCGAGTTCCCGAAAATTCGGAAAGAGTCAGCAGCGGGGATTCATGACGTCATCGATTGTTTCGAACGTAACACCAAAATCTTGGATCAACTGGGTGAGAAGACTAGTGGCTGGGGAGCAATGCTTACTCATCTATTGGTATCTAAGCTCGACGACGTCACACAAAAACATTGGGAGGAAAGCGTTTCAAATGAGGTCGAACCTTCGTTTACAATACTGgtggattttctcaaaaaacaaaCACGGGTTTTAGATGCAGTTTCGGTGGACCAACGGATGACTACGTCAAGCAGTCAAGCTGCATCAACTGGGTTCAAATCTCGTCCTGCAAAGGTTTCGGTCAACTCGGCGACCGGAAACAAAGGTCCAAGCTGCGCATCCTGTGGTGATCAGCATTCTATCGCTCAATGTACGGCATTCAGCAAACTTCCGGTGGACCAACGGCTACAGCTAACAAATTCGAAGCGTCTTTGCAGCAATTGTTTGGGGCGAAATCATATGGCGAGAGACTGTCCTTCCAAATTTCGGTGCAGAACTTGCTCTAAAAAGCACCATTCTCTTCTTCATCCTGGATTTCCTGGTTCTGGTACTGCTCCCACCTCCGCTGCCTCTTCTTCAGCCACACAAAGCATGCAAGCTACGGCTCCATCAAGCTCTGGTGGTGCATCGAACTCCGGTGGTACAGTAACAAGTTCGGTTGCATCAATTTCCTCCAATATGGCTATGGGGCGTTCTGGAACACATATATTTTTGTTAACGGCGGTGTTGAAAATAAAGGACAGCTGGGGTAGAACGCATCTCGCTAGGGCATTGTTGGATTCCGGTTCTCAAGCGAATCTGATGTCGGAGAATTTGTCTCATCTACTCAAACTACCTAGACGAAATAAAAGAGTAGAAATCAGCGGTATTGGGTGCTCAAAGAAAAGTATAGCTCACGAAGTTTCTGCTGTTGTTTCGTCACGGGTCTTGGATTTTTCTTTGTCAATGGACTTTCTGGTTTTGAGGCAGGTAACATGCGACCAGCCGTCTACTTCTTTACCATTGGCAGATTGGAAACCACCAAACGGCATGAAGCTAGCCGATCCGGAATTCTTCGTCTCTGGTCCGATCGATTTGGTGCTTGGGTCTCAATTCTTCTACGATTTTCATCTACTCGATGGTGGCCGGATACAAATTTGCAAACTCGGATCTCCTTTGCCGATATTCGTCAACACGGTATTTGGTTGGGTAGCTGCGGGCGAGTCGGAGTGGTCTACAAGAAAAGCTACCGTTAGTTGTCACGTAGCGATCGCCGAACCGCTTGATAAGATCATCGAGAAATTCTGGGCAATTGAGGAGTTGTCAGAGAAGCCACTTCGATCACAGGAAGAGAAGGACTGCGAACAACACTTTCAAAGCACGTTCACCCGTGACGAATCAGGACGCTATATAGTACAGTACCCAAAACGGAATGGGTTCCACGACAAAATCGGCGATTCGAAGGGTGCGGCCTTACGACGATTTCGGCAGCTAGAAAGGCGTTTGGAAAGGGATTCAGACTTACGTGACCATTACAACGAATTCCTACAAGAATATCTTGCAATGGGGCATATGCAACTGATCGGAGAAATGGAGGATACACTGGATGAAGGGCGCACTACTTACTATTTGCCCCATCATCCTGTGTTTAAAGAGTCTAGCTCAACGACCAAGGTACGGGTAGTGTTCGATGGATCAGCGAAAACCACCACAAATCACTCGCTCAACGACACTCTACTTACGGGTCCAGTAATTCAGGACGATCTGCTGGACATCATGATCCGTTTTCGCAAGCACGTCGTTGCGTTAGTTGCAGATGTGGCCAAAATGTACAGGCAGGTACGCATTCACCCGGAGGACGCATCACTTCAACGGATCCTGTGGCGCTTCGATCAGGCTGAACCGATTAAGGTGTACGAGCTACAGACGGTCACTTACGGATTAGCGCCATCATCTTTCCTTGCCACTCGCGTACTTAAACAGCTTGCCATAGACGCCGGTGACAAATACGAGTACGCTGGTCCTGCTGTAAAGAAAGATTTTTATATGGACGATTTTCTTTCCGGAGCGGAATCGATTTCGAAGGCGAAACGTTTGCGAAGCGAAGTTCAATCCCTTATGGCTGAAGGCGGATTCGACTTGCGGAAGTGGAGCTCTAATCAACCGGAGGTTTTAGCCGACTTACCTTCCACAGCTCTAGAGGAGCAATCCACGCTACATTTCGATGCAGGAACAAAGGTGAAGACGCTTGGAGTGGTGTGGGAGACAGGAACGGACCAACTGTGTGTTGAGATACGAGCAACGGAATATGACGATCAATGGACAAAAAGGAAGATATTTTCGGAGATTGCGCAATTATACGACCCGCTTGGTATCGTGTCACCTGTGATTGCTTGGGCAAAAATTCGGATGCAACACCTCTGGTTAGTTAATGTCGACTGGGATGATCCGATTCCACGCGAGATTGAATCTAAATGGAATGATTTCCATTCACAGCTGCCCCTACTAAAGCAATACAAAGTTCCCCGTTATATATTTACACCAGAAGCTACAACAGTTCAATTCCACGTATTCTGCGATGCATCGGAAGTAGGCTATGGAGCATGCATTTACGCTCGCTCAGCCAGCAAGGAAGGTAAAGCTCAAATCCAGCTCATTGCGGCAAAATCAAGAGTCGCGCCAATCAAACGTCTTAGTTTACCGCGCCTTGAGCTGTGTGCTGCATTATTGGGTGCCAAACTCTATACTAGAGTATCCGCAGCGCTGGGGATGGAGGGAAATCCTTGCTGGTTCTGGTCGGACTCGACGGTCACGTTGCACTGGATCGCAGCACCCCCAAACACTTGGCAAACGTTTGTGGGCAATCGCACATCGGAAATCCAGCTGCTGACACACGGACACCCCTGGAATCACGTGAAGGGTACGGATAATCCGGCGGATCACGTTTCGCGTGGTATGTTGCCGGCAGATTTCATCGTCAACGTTCTTTGGAGGAGTGGTCCCGGATGGCTAGCAGACGAAGTGGATAAATGGCCAAAACATGCAAACCCTCTTCTTCCAAACGAGGACATCCTGGAACGAAAGAAAACGGTTTTAGTGGTTCAGTCAACGTCGCAGGAAAACCCGTTATTTGAGCGCTATTCTTCATTCGGACGTCTAGTTCGAATCACTGCTTACCTTCGTCGATTCATTACACGCTGCCGCTCTAAACATCATGCATATGAAGCATTCCTTTCGACGGTGGAGCTGCAAGAAGCAAAGCAAACCTTAGTAAAGGTGGTTCAACAAGAAGTGTTCCCAGAAGAGTTGATTCAGTTGAAGCAAAAACGTCCGGTTCCCTCGATATCACCCCTGAAAAATCGATATCCTTTCCTAGACGAGAATGGCATAATACGTGTCGGTGGCCGGCTGAATTTCTCCAACGAAACCTACCAAACCAAGCACCCTATGGCTCTTCCCAACAAGCACCTCCTTTCTCGTATAATTGCAGCGCATTTCCACTCACAATGTTTTCATTCTGGCCCCCGAATGACCCTGGCAACAATGCGTCGAGAATTCTGGCCGGTTCGCGGAAAAACTCTTGCCAATTATGTGTGTCGCAAATGTACAATTTGTTTCCGCCACAACCCTGTCCCTGTAGCCCAACCTCAAGGACAGCTTCCCAAGGCACGCATTGTCCCTAGTCGACCATTCTCAATCACCGGTGTCGACTACTGTGGCCCTATATACTTAAAACCTGTTCATCGACGAGCGGCCCCCCAAAAGGTTTTCATTGCTGTGTTTGTTTGCTTCGCTACCAAAGCCACTCACCTGGAACTCGTGTGCGATTTGTCAACGGACGCATTCATTGCCGCACTTCGACGCTTTATTGCCCGGCGCGGCTTGCCAACGGAAATCCATTCTGATAATGGTACAAACTTCAAAGGAGCAAAAACCACACTCACGGAAATGCATCGCCTATTTAGCATCAAACACAACAAGGAAAATTTAATCAATGAATGCAGCAGCAAAGGAATCACTTGGCGGTTCATTCCACCTCGAGCACCAAATTTCGGCGGCCTTTGGGAAGCGGCTGTTAAGACAGCAAAGTCCTCTCTGGTAAAAACAATCGGCTGCCGAAAACTTTCCTACGAGGACATGGTCACTGTCCTCTACCAGATCGAGGCAAACATGAACACTCGCCCACTAACGCCACTATCCGATGACCCGACCGAATTAGACGCACTAACACCCGGCCATTTCCTGACTGGCGGTCCACTTTTAACCCTCCCGGACCCTCAGTACACCGAAATACCAACAAACCGATTGCGGCACTATCAGCAgttgcaacaactgattcaacaTCACTGGCAACGTTGGCGAAAGGAGTATCTCACCGAGCTTAATCAGCAGTGGCAGAAATCCAGTTCTCCGGTGGACATCCGTGTTGGCCAAATGGTATTGCTGCAGGAGGATGGAAAACCTTCCGTCGCTTGGCCACTAGCAAGGATCGAAGCAGTTCAACCCGGCGATGATGACATCATTCGTGTTGCAACTATCAAAACAAGAAGTGGAACATACATACGACCGATTCGCAGATTGTTTCCACTTCCTTTCGACCAGCAATTGGCGGTGCAGCAACAGCAACGAGCAGCAGCTGAAAGTGAAGAAAAGTTGTTAGAAAATTAA
- the LOC131680541 gene encoding uncharacterized protein LOC131680541 yields MNLAYSDEEFPGDRSSKARCRVSNDQWINNHPFINAITMSEKAEKKMKQKELKRRNITASVDRIEEFLQNYQPARDAGEVPLRLERLEHYMELFETIQGEYEAFEDSDEFAKVNFTVRAKFEEQYFRVKAGLMSKLPPPTTAIVRDQQASTHQQGLSSPLAGIKLPTIKLPEFDGNYNDWLSFHDTFLALIHTSIELTSVQKFHYLRASLSGEAARLIETLTITTNNYAVAWEILLNRYSNKYLLRKKHIQALLEYPRIKKESAASIHSIVDDFQRHTKVLEQLGEPTKEWIFKENSTTTKTRVVFDGSAKTSSGLSINDALLVGPVIQDDLLSIILRFRKHPVALVADIEKMYRQVLISTEDQCLQRILWRFTPCQPITTYELTTVTYGLSPSSFLATRSLHQLCEDEGKEYPLASKVIRKDFYVDDLISGEKSIEQAIQLRIELEELLKKGGFRLRKWCSNYPAVLAGMPSEMLGTESTLFFDTEETVRTLGICWEPAQDSFRFDINSNISNQMATKRNILSKIAQLYDPLGLMAPVVIEAKILMQQLWTLSLDWDAPVPIEIEHKWERFCRQLPKLSMLCIRRCAFGTSLMTSELHTFADASEAAYGACVYVRSISEDGSVDVNLLAAKSRVAPLKRITLPRLELCAALLGARLYEKVQSALNIPIKSSYFWSDSTVVLQWLKSPPHAWKTFVANRTSEIQSITHGSKWLHVAGAENPADLASRGLSAEALVENMLWFHGAKWLAGDMLEWPFQIANDAAVDEELERRPIVLSIQTAPIINPLFTRFSSYNKLVSVVAYCLRFIYNAQRKNGRIYDSVLSVNELNAARKALVKMVQADMFANDLQLLKNGVSVSKQSSLKLLNPFLDADGVIRVGGRLRLSKERYSVKHPMVLPGFHPFTKCLIAFYHQTVLHGGISLTLAVIRDKFWPLQGQRSVRSVLRKCFRCARLNPRPIQQPVGQLPSARVTPSRPFSHVGIDYCGPVYIKSLQRKCTLIKAYIAIFVCFSTKAVHIELVGDLSTAAFISAVRRFISRRGKPEHIYSDNAKNFVGAANELHRLYKMLQPGPDADQIASTLAKNEIQWHLIPPKAPNFGGLWEAAVKVAKKHLLRQVGTASLTYEDMITVLTQIEACMNSRPLAPLTEDPTDLSALTPAHFLVGTSLQALPDVDVRAIPTNRLDRYQRIQEKVQHFWHRWRTEYLRQLLQQTLANPEPTPINIGSVVLMQDESSPPLLWPIARVLEIQPGKDNVTRVVTLRTSSGIFKRAVSKICPLPLAGEVEFETTSN; encoded by the exons atgaatctagcctactccgacgaagagttccctggcgatAGAAGTTCGAAAGCcagatgccgag TATCGAACGATCAGTGGATCAACAACCACCCATTCATCAACGCTATCACCATGTCCGAGAAAGCGGAGAAGAAAATGAAGCAGAAGGAGCTTAAACGGAGGAATATAACTGCCTCAGTAGATCGGATTGAAGAATTTTTGCAAAACTACCAACCTGCGCGGGATGCTGGAGAAGTACCACTCAGATTGGAACGGTTGGAGCATTATATGGAGCTGTTCGAGACGATTCAGGGAGAGTATGAAGCCTTTGAGGATTCCGATGAGTTCGCGAAGGTCAACTTCACTGTGCGAGCAAAATTTGAAGAGCAATATTTTCGGGTCAAAGCGGGTCTCATGAGCAAACTCCCTCCTCCGACGACCGCTATCGTCCGAGATCAACAAGCATCAACTCACCAACAGGGCTTATCATCGCCTTTGGCTGGGATAAAATTACCAACAATTAAACTACCGGAATTCGATGGAAACTATAACGACTGGCTGAGCTTTCATGACACATTCCTCGCATTGATCCACACATCGATTGAACTGACATCGGTGCAGAAATTTCACTACCTGCGAGCATCACTGAGTGGCGAGGCTGCGCGTCTTATTGAAACTCTGACCATTACCACAAATAACTACGCAGTTGCGTGGGAAATTCTTCTCAACCGTTACTCTAACAAATATTTATTGCGAAAGAAGCATATTCAAGCGCTTCTGGAATACCCTCGCATCAAAAAGGAATCGGCAGCGTCCATTCATTCCATCGTGGACGATTTTCAGCGTCACACAAAAGTTCTCGAGCAACTGGGCGAACCTACAAAGGAATGGA TATTCAAAGAAAACAGTACCACTACAAAAACAAGGGTTGTTTTTGATGGATCAGCAAAGACCAGCAGCGGGCTATCCATTAATGACGCCCTTCTTGTTGGTCCAGTTATTCAGGATGACCTTCTGAGCATCATTCTTCGCTTTCGGAAACATCCCGTTGCATTGGTGGCAGACATAGAGAAGATGTACCGCCAGGTGTTGATTTCCACCGAAGACCAATGTCTTCAACGTATACTCTGGCGTTTCACACCTTGCCAGCCGATCACAACGTACGAGCTAACCACGGTCACGTATGGTCTATCACCCTCATCCTTTCTGGCAACCCGATCCCTTCATCAGCTGTGCGAAGATGAAGGAAAGGAATATCCATTGGCTAGTAAAGTAATACGAAAGGATTTTTACGTGGATGATTTAATCAGTGGCGAGAAATCGATTGAACAGGCAATTCAACTCCGGATTGAACTAGAGGAATTATTAAAAAAGGGAGGGTTTCGGCTACGCAAATGGTGTTCCAATTATCCAGCGGTATTGGCGGGAATGCCATCCGAGATGCTCGGTACAGAATCTACCTTGTTTTTCGATACGGAGGAGACTGTCAGAACCCTAGGAATCTGTTGGGAACCCGCTCAAGATAGTTTCCGTTTCGATATTAACTCGAACATTTCCAACCAAATGGCAACCAAACGGAATATCCTTTCCAAAATAGCCCAACTGTACGATCCACTTGGACTAATGGCGCCGGTTGTTATTGAGgccaaaattttaatgcaaCAGCTCTGGACACTTTCTTTGGATTGGGACGCACCAGTTCCAATTGAAATCGAACATAAATGGGAGAGATTTTGTCGTCAGCTACCAAAACTTTCCATGTTATGTATTAGGCGGTGTGCTTTTGGAACCTCCCTCATGACTTCGGAACTGCATACCTTTGCTGACGCATCGGAAGCTGCTTATGGAGCCTGTGTTTACGTCCGGTCAATATCTGAAGATGGATCCGTAGATGTTAATCTCCTGGCAGCTAAATCCCGAGTAGCACCATTAAAACGCATTACTCTTCCGAGGCTTGAGTTATGTGCAGCATTATTGGGCGCCCGCCTATACGAAAAGGTCCAATCAGCGTTGAATATACCCATAAAATCTTCATATTTCTGGTCAGATTCAACCGTGGTGTTGCAGTGGTTAAAATCACCTCCTCATGCTTGGAAAACATTTGTGGCAAATCGGACCTCTGAAATCCAATCCATCACACACGGTTCAAAATGGTTGCACGTTGCAGGGGCAGAGAATCCTGCAGATTTAGCATCTAGAGGATTGTCAGCAGAGGCACTTGTAGAAAATATGCTATGGTTTCACGGTGCCAAGTGGTTAGCAGGAGATATGCTAGAATGGCCGTTTCAAATTGCAAATGATGCGGCAGTTGATGAAGAGCTAGAACGTAGACCTATTGTTCTTTCCATTCAAACCGCTCCAATAATCAATCCACTGTTCACCAGATTTTCTTCGTACAACAAGCTTGTGTCGGTGGTGGCCTACTGCCTCCGTTTTATCTACAACGCCCAACGTAAAAACGGTAGAATTTATGACAGCGTATTATCTGTGAATGAACTAAACGCGGCAAGAAAAGCTTTGGTAAAAATGGTTCAAGCGGACATGTTCGCTAACGATTTACAACTGCTGAAGAATGGTGTCTCAGTATCCAAACAATCCAGTTTAAAGCTCCTAAACCCGTTTTTGGATGCCGATGGTGTGATTCGTGTTGGTGGTCGGCTAAGGTTATCCAAAGAGCGATACTCGGTCAAACATCCGATGGTGTTACCTGGATTTCACCCGTTCACAAAATGTCTTATCGCTTTTTATCATCAAACTGTTCTTCATGGAGGAATAAGTCTCACTCTCGCCGTCATTCGAGATAAATTCTGGCCTTTGCAGGGTCAACGTTCTGTACGAAGTGTACTACGAAAATGCTTCCGCTGTGCTCGTTTAAATCCTCGCCCAATACAACAACCTGTTGGACAGCTCCCTAGCGCTCGTGTCACTCCAAGCCGACCGTTTTCCCATGTGGGAATAGATTACTGTGGACCAGTTTACATCAAATCCCTACAACGAAAGTGCACGCTAATTAAAGCCTACATAGCTATATTCGTGTGCTTCAGCACTAAGGCGGTGCATATAGAACTCGTCGGAGATTTATCAACTGCGGCTTTTATTTCTGCTGTACGCCGGTTTATATCAAGGCGAGGAAAACCTGAACATATATACTCGGATAATGCTAAAAATTTTGTTGGTGCTGCTAATGAGCTCCATCGACTCTATAAAATGCTCCAACCCGGTCCAGATGCTGATCAAATTGCTTCCACCCTCGCCAAAAATGAAATCCAATGGCATTTGATTCCCCCAAAGGCCCCCAACTTCGGTGGACTTTGGGAGGCTGCTGTTAAGGTTGCAAAGAAACATTTATTACGTCAAGTTGGTACCGCTTCTCTTACTTATGAGGACATGATTACCGTCCTCACTCAAATTGAGGCATGTATGAATTCCCGACCGCTTGCTCCACTCACTGAAGATCCTACCGATCTCTCGGCTCTCACACCAGCGCATTTTCTGGTTGGTACTTCTTTGCAAGCTCTCCCAGATGTTGACGTCCGTGCTATCCCTACGAACAGACTCGATCGATACCAACGCATTCAAGAGAAAGTACAGCACTTTTGGCATAGGTGGCGTACCGAATATTTGCGACAGTTGCTGCAGCAAACTTTAGCCAACCCGGAACCTACTCCCATAAATATTGGCAGTGTTGTGCTTATGCAGGACGAATCATCACCACCATTACTATGGCCTATTGCTAGGGTTTTGGAGATTCAACCTGGCAAGGATAATGTAACACGTGTGGTCACGCTTCGCACTTCGTCCGGGATATTTAAACGAGCGGTATCGAAAATCTGCCCGCTCCCATTGGCAGGAGAAGTGGAATTCGAGACTACCTCTAACTAG